In a genomic window of Halobiforma lacisalsi AJ5:
- a CDS encoding serine-tRNA(Ala) deacylase AlaX — protein MTELRYLPDADDVTTFTATVTEASRDSVFLDGTYFYPEGGGQPSDRGVLEWDGGVADVVDVKKDHGDVRHDIELRSGEPPAEGTTVEGRIDEERRRRLSRMHTAQHVVSRVVLDEFGASTAGNQVYPDRSRIDFEPASFDEDDLALIERRSNEAIERDLPVVKENRPRPTVEEEVDEGRALLDMIPDSVDPLRVVEIEDFDMCPCGGTHVSSLGELGGITITDTTSKGADVERLEFELSDG, from the coding sequence GTGACCGAGCTTCGATACCTTCCCGACGCGGACGACGTGACGACGTTCACGGCCACCGTCACCGAAGCGAGCCGGGACAGCGTGTTCCTGGACGGCACCTACTTCTACCCCGAGGGCGGCGGACAGCCGTCCGACCGGGGCGTCCTCGAGTGGGACGGCGGGGTCGCGGACGTCGTCGACGTCAAGAAAGATCACGGCGACGTGCGCCACGATATCGAGCTTCGATCCGGCGAGCCCCCGGCGGAAGGGACGACGGTCGAGGGTCGAATCGACGAGGAGCGTCGCCGACGATTGAGCCGGATGCACACCGCCCAGCACGTCGTGTCCCGGGTGGTGCTCGACGAGTTCGGCGCGAGCACCGCCGGCAACCAGGTGTACCCCGACCGGTCGCGGATCGACTTCGAGCCCGCGTCGTTCGACGAGGACGACCTCGCGCTCATCGAGCGCCGCAGCAACGAGGCGATCGAGCGCGACCTCCCGGTAGTCAAGGAGAACCGACCGCGACCGACTGTCGAGGAAGAGGTCGACGAAGGGCGCGCGCTGCTCGACATGATCCCCGACTCCGTCGACCCGCTGCGGGTCGTCGAGATCGAGGACTTCGACATGTGCCCCTGCGGCGGCACGCACGTCTCGAGCCTCGGCGAACTCGGCGGGATCACGATCACGGATACGACGTCGAAAGGAGCGGACGTCGAGCGACTCGAGTTCGAACTGTCGGACGGCTAA